In one window of Prevotella fusca JCM 17724 DNA:
- a CDS encoding redoxin domain-containing protein, producing the protein MKRILLAAVCAIFMSAPAAFAQTTDTEQTTNLDAKYAVNMLKPGTRAPEFKLRTYDGRDISLSQYRGSYVVLDFWASWCPDCRRDIPAMKALYEQFRDYGVQFIGISFDTDREVWAKTYWGQYQMNWTQVSELKKFRKNTMIDQLYKVDWIPSMYLIAPDGKIVMGTVEINKLKAKLEALPLAPEVSKTDVLPTFEGGQEAIDSYFAQGQRRSIQSFRSKVHAEVTVVFNVEMDGTVTGARVVDVKNVQGTSKHFMKMNAEKQKRVLDNCVEYYKEQAVRLTNNMPKWNPAMQKGRPVKSRTSLTIVFQS; encoded by the coding sequence ATGAAAAGAATTCTTTTAGCAGCTGTCTGTGCAATCTTCATGTCAGCACCGGCAGCTTTTGCGCAGACAACAGACACTGAGCAGACAACGAATCTGGATGCTAAGTATGCGGTAAACATGCTGAAGCCCGGCACACGTGCGCCTGAGTTCAAGCTGAGGACATACGATGGCAGGGACATAAGCCTGAGCCAGTATCGTGGAAGTTACGTAGTACTGGACTTCTGGGCAAGCTGGTGTCCCGACTGCCGTCGTGATATTCCGGCAATGAAAGCCCTTTACGAGCAGTTCCGCGACTATGGGGTGCAGTTCATCGGTATCTCATTCGATACTGACCGTGAGGTATGGGCGAAGACTTACTGGGGTCAGTACCAGATGAACTGGACACAGGTGAGCGAACTCAAGAAGTTCAGAAAGAACACGATGATTGACCAGTTGTATAAGGTTGACTGGATTCCGTCAATGTATCTCATTGCCCCGGATGGTAAGATTGTCATGGGAACGGTGGAAATAAACAAGCTGAAAGCGAAGTTGGAGGCTCTTCCACTTGCTCCAGAGGTAAGCAAGACGGATGTTCTTCCAACCTTTGAAGGCGGGCAGGAGGCTATTGACAGCTACTTTGCACAGGGTCAGCGTCGCAGCATCCAGTCTTTCCGTTCAAAGGTACATGCCGAGGTGACAGTTGTCTTCAATGTTGAAATGGATGGTACTGTTACTGGTGCCCGTGTCGTTGATGTGAAGAACGTACAGGGAACAAGCAAGCATTTCATGAAGATGAATGCGGAGAAACAGAAGCGTGTGTTGGATAACTGTGTTGAATACTACAAGGAGCAGGCGGTCCGTCTTACCAATAACATGCCGAAGTGGAACCCTGCTATGCAGAAGGGACGCCCTGTCAAGAGCAGGACGAGTCTGACGATAGTGTTCCAGTCATAA